The following coding sequences are from one Sulfitobacter sp. HNIBRBA3233 window:
- a CDS encoding peptidylprolyl isomerase codes for MAEIKDPENTILMELSGGTVTIELLPDIAPKHVERMKELARAGAYDNVAFHRVIDGFMAQTGDVQHANMEKDYNPRMAGTGSSDMPDLPAEFSKIPHARGSLGAARSANPNSANSQFFINFKDNDFLNGQYTVYGQVVSGMEHVDALTRGEPPANPDRMISVKVAADA; via the coding sequence ATGGCCGAGATCAAAGACCCCGAAAACACGATCCTGATGGAACTCAGCGGCGGCACCGTCACTATCGAGCTTCTGCCCGATATCGCCCCCAAGCACGTCGAGCGGATGAAAGAGCTTGCCCGTGCGGGTGCCTACGACAACGTGGCCTTTCACCGCGTCATCGACGGCTTCATGGCCCAGACCGGCGATGTGCAGCACGCCAACATGGAAAAAGACTACAACCCGCGCATGGCCGGCACCGGAAGCTCCGACATGCCCGATCTGCCCGCAGAATTTTCCAAGATCCCGCACGCGCGCGGCAGCCTTGGCGCGGCACGCTCGGCCAACCCGAATTCGGCCAACAGCCAGTTCTTCATCAACTTCAAGGACAACGATTTCCTGAACGGACAGTACACTGTCTACGGTCAGGTCGTGTCCGGCATGGAGCATGTGGATGCGCTGACCCGTGGCGAGCCACCGGCGAATCCCGACCGCATGATCAGCGTGAAAGTCGCAGCCGATGCGTAA
- a CDS encoding peptidylprolyl isomerase — MRNVLTSALLATVLAGPTWATGLEIQIAGEAEGTVTIDLLEDVAPGHVERITTLAREGKYDGVVFHRVIDGFMAQTGDVEHGRMGGDMRRAGTGGSDMPDLAAEFSDIAYEKGVVGMARAQNPDSANSQFFIMFDEAPFLNGQYTVVGRVTDGQDVVDAIKRGTGPNGAVVGEPDRMETVTVIE; from the coding sequence ATGCGTAATGTCTTGACCAGCGCTCTGCTTGCCACGGTTCTCGCGGGGCCCACATGGGCGACCGGTCTGGAAATCCAGATCGCGGGCGAGGCCGAAGGCACCGTCACCATCGACCTGCTCGAGGACGTGGCACCGGGCCATGTGGAGCGGATCACCACGCTGGCGCGTGAGGGCAAATACGACGGTGTCGTATTCCACCGTGTCATCGACGGCTTCATGGCGCAAACGGGCGATGTCGAACACGGTCGCATGGGCGGCGACATGCGTCGCGCGGGCACCGGCGGATCCGACATGCCCGATCTCGCGGCGGAGTTCTCGGACATTGCCTACGAAAAAGGTGTGGTCGGCATGGCGCGGGCGCAGAACCCCGATTCCGCCAACAGCCAGTTCTTCATCATGTTCGACGAGGCACCGTTCCTGAATGGCCAGTACACGGTCGTTGGGCGTGTGACCGACGGACAGGATGTGGTCGACGCGATCAAGCGCGGCACAGGCCCCAACGGCGCTGTCGTGGGAGAGCCGGACCGCATGGAAACGGTAACAGTGATCGAGTGA
- a CDS encoding GNAT family N-acetyltransferase → MPWLPRIHSAGEDLWYFQNRVIPSQRVDVAVRDGRIAGFSALDKGWITHLYAAPDAWGRGAGRTLLRRAQAGHKQLDLWSFQRNAGALAFYARAGFAEVARTDGAENEEQMPDVHLRWRAGG, encoded by the coding sequence ATGCCATGGCTTCCGCGGATCCATTCGGCGGGGGAGGATCTGTGGTATTTCCAGAATCGCGTCATCCCCTCCCAACGTGTCGATGTGGCGGTGCGCGATGGCCGCATCGCGGGGTTCAGCGCGCTCGATAAGGGCTGGATCACCCATCTTTACGCGGCACCCGATGCATGGGGGCGCGGTGCCGGCCGCACGTTGCTGCGCCGTGCCCAGGCTGGGCACAAACAATTGGACCTGTGGAGCTTTCAGCGCAATGCGGGCGCGCTGGCGTTCTACGCGCGCGCGGGCTTTGCCGAGGTCGCGCGCACCGACGGGGCGGAGAACGAGGAACAGATGCCCGATGTGCATCTGCGCTGGCGGGCAGGGGGATGA
- a CDS encoding bactofilin family protein — translation MFSKSKINDPAPAGSDQSKPATPPSPAQSSPAPQSKSSEFKASAPKAKPPASVLSSDLHVTGNMKTTGDIQVEGTVEGDIRAHLLTIGETATIKGEVTADDVVINGRIVGRVRGLKVRLTSTARVEGDIIHKTIAIESGAHFEGSVQRQDDPLNPGAKSAPAQKANPAS, via the coding sequence ATGTTTTCTAAGAGCAAAATCAACGATCCAGCGCCCGCGGGCTCGGACCAGTCCAAGCCTGCAACACCGCCATCGCCGGCGCAGTCTTCTCCCGCGCCGCAATCAAAATCGAGCGAATTCAAGGCCTCTGCCCCCAAGGCAAAGCCGCCCGCCTCGGTTCTGTCTTCGGACCTGCACGTGACCGGCAACATGAAAACCACCGGTGACATCCAGGTCGAAGGTACGGTCGAGGGCGATATCCGCGCGCATCTTCTGACCATCGGCGAGACCGCGACCATCAAGGGTGAAGTGACCGCCGATGATGTCGTGATCAACGGGCGCATCGTGGGCCGCGTGCGCGGCCTGAAAGTGCGCCTGACCTCTACCGCACGGGTCGAGGGCGATATCATCCACAAGACGATCGCGATCGAGAGCGGCGCGCATTTCGAAGGTTCCGTGCAGCGTCAGGACGATCCGCTGAACCCCGGCGCGAAATCCGCACCGGCGCAGAAAGCGAACCCCGCTTCCTGA
- a CDS encoding M23 family metallopeptidase, translating to MRTKLAIKTHAVLEKYFPERRVFLKSDNDTRFIRLRPGTQLIAFTGCALLVAWSIVATAVILMDSIGAGNFREQAKRDQRTYQARLNDLSGQRDARAEEALAAQERFNAALTQISVMQSELLSSETRRRELETGIDVIQSTLRDTMQQREEVRTRLAALQSEDGADLQVASNTAPMDFLADALARTAEERDQVIADAQDALLAADELTQKIALMEEQNDAIFRQLEEAMTVSVAPLDKMFRSAGMPTDQILRTVRKGYSGQGGPLTPLSFTTRGEELSVDTLRANRLLNQLDRLNLYRIAASKAPFANPVKDSFRFTSQFGYRRDPKTGGRRMHQGVDFAAGLGTPLYATADGVVTHAGWGSGYGRLVKIQHEFGIETRYAHMSKMRVKVGQRVSRGQRIGDMGASGRVTGVHLHYEVRVGGKPVNPMIYIKAANDVF from the coding sequence GTGCGAACAAAGCTCGCGATTAAGACTCACGCTGTTTTGGAGAAGTATTTCCCGGAGCGACGCGTATTCCTGAAATCAGATAACGACACGCGGTTCATCCGTCTGCGCCCCGGCACTCAGCTGATCGCGTTTACAGGGTGCGCGCTTCTGGTGGCGTGGTCGATCGTCGCGACAGCAGTGATCCTGATGGACAGCATCGGTGCCGGAAACTTCCGCGAGCAGGCGAAACGCGACCAGCGCACCTATCAGGCGCGGCTCAACGATCTGTCGGGCCAGCGCGACGCGCGCGCCGAAGAAGCGCTCGCCGCGCAGGAGCGTTTCAACGCCGCCCTCACCCAGATTTCCGTGATGCAATCCGAGCTCTTGTCGTCCGAGACACGCCGCCGCGAGCTGGAGACCGGCATCGACGTGATCCAGAGCACCCTTCGCGATACGATGCAGCAACGTGAAGAAGTCCGCACGCGCCTTGCCGCATTGCAAAGCGAGGATGGCGCCGATCTTCAGGTCGCGAGCAACACCGCGCCGATGGATTTTCTGGCCGACGCGCTGGCCCGTACCGCCGAGGAACGCGATCAGGTGATCGCGGACGCGCAGGACGCGCTGCTGGCTGCGGACGAGCTGACCCAGAAGATCGCGCTGATGGAAGAGCAGAACGATGCGATCTTCCGACAGCTTGAAGAAGCGATGACCGTATCGGTTGCGCCTCTGGACAAGATGTTCCGCTCGGCGGGGATGCCGACCGACCAGATCCTGCGCACCGTGCGCAAGGGCTATTCCGGTCAGGGCGGCCCTCTGACGCCGCTGAGCTTTACCACCCGTGGCGAGGAGCTGAGCGTCGATACGCTGCGCGCCAACCGCCTTCTGAACCAGCTGGACCGTCTGAACCTCTACCGTATCGCCGCGTCGAAGGCGCCCTTCGCGAATCCGGTGAAAGATTCGTTCCGCTTCACCTCGCAATTCGGATACCGCCGCGATCCCAAGACCGGCGGACGCCGGATGCACCAGGGTGTCGATTTCGCCGCAGGCCTTGGCACACCGCTCTATGCGACTGCCGATGGCGTGGTCACCCATGCGGGCTGGGGTTCCGGATATGGCCGGCTGGTGAAGATCCAGCACGAGTTCGGCATCGAAACCCGCTACGCGCATATGTCGAAAATGCGCGTCAAGGTTGGACAAAGAGTGTCGCGCGGGCAGCGGATCGGTGATATGGGTGCATCAGGACGGGTCACCGGCGTTCACCTTCATTACGAGGTCCGCGTCGGCGGAAAACCTGTCAATCCAATGATCTATATCAAGGCAGCCAACGATGTTTTCTAA
- a CDS encoding ferritin-like domain-containing protein, with protein MMSLAQMAEAVLRTADGREKTALSRGFAEQWRAARADGTHPEIGHATPPLHPARPDAPELLSPREVPRRRPGSPEGRIALLHAVAHIELNAVDLHWDIIARFTDTKMPIGFYDDWVKAADEESKHFNLMSDCLEALGSHYGALPAHAGMWRAAEDTVDDFMGRLAVVPMVLEARGLDVTPGMIEIFKRAKADQAVAALEVIYAEEVHHVAYGSKWFHFLCGRHELDPTEKFHALVRTYFHGQLKPPFNEEKRAEAGIPPDFYWPLAEKM; from the coding sequence GTGATGTCACTGGCGCAAATGGCCGAGGCGGTGCTGCGCACCGCCGACGGGCGGGAAAAGACCGCCCTGTCGCGGGGGTTCGCCGAGCAGTGGCGCGCCGCGCGCGCGGACGGCACCCACCCCGAGATCGGCCACGCCACGCCGCCGCTGCATCCCGCGCGCCCCGACGCGCCGGAACTGCTGAGCCCGCGCGAGGTGCCGCGCCGCCGCCCCGGCAGCCCCGAGGGGCGCATCGCCCTGCTGCACGCGGTCGCGCATATCGAGCTCAATGCCGTCGATCTGCACTGGGATATCATCGCGCGCTTTACGGATACCAAGATGCCGATCGGTTTCTACGACGACTGGGTCAAGGCCGCGGATGAGGAATCGAAGCATTTCAACTTGATGTCTGACTGCCTTGAAGCATTGGGCAGCCACTACGGCGCGCTTCCGGCGCACGCGGGCATGTGGCGCGCGGCCGAAGATACCGTTGACGACTTCATGGGCCGTCTGGCCGTGGTGCCGATGGTGCTGGAGGCGCGCGGTCTGGATGTGACCCCGGGCATGATCGAGATCTTCAAACGCGCCAAGGCCGACCAAGCCGTTGCCGCGCTGGAGGTGATCTATGCCGAAGAGGTGCATCACGTCGCCTATGGATCGAAGTGGTTTCATTTCCTCTGCGGTCGCCACGAACTGGACCCGACCGAGAAATTCCACGCCCTCGTGCGGACCTATTTCCACGGACAGTTGAAGCCCCCCTTCAACGAGGAAAAGCGCGCCGAGGCCGGCATTCCCCCCGATTTTTACTGGCCACTTGCTGAAAAAATGTGA
- a CDS encoding peroxiredoxin produces MPEISQPAPDFTLPVTGGGTVTLSDLRGQPVVLYFYPRDDTPGCTKESIAFSEHLAAFEDRNVKVFGISRDTLAKHDRFAAKHDLSVPLLSDEEGTVTEAYGVWVEKNMYGKKSMGIERSTFLIDAQGTVARIWRKVKVPGHVEEVLEAVQGQ; encoded by the coding sequence ATGCCTGAGATTTCCCAACCCGCCCCCGATTTCACCCTGCCCGTCACCGGCGGCGGCACCGTCACCCTGTCCGACCTGCGCGGCCAGCCCGTGGTGCTGTATTTCTATCCGCGCGACGACACGCCGGGCTGCACCAAGGAAAGCATCGCCTTTTCCGAGCATCTGGCGGCATTCGAGGACCGTAACGTCAAGGTCTTCGGCATCTCCCGCGATACGCTGGCCAAACACGACCGTTTCGCCGCCAAGCACGACCTGAGTGTGCCGCTGCTGTCGGACGAGGAAGGCACAGTGACCGAGGCCTACGGCGTCTGGGTCGAAAAGAACATGTACGGCAAGAAATCCATGGGGATCGAAAGATCCACCTTTCTGATCGACGCACAGGGGACCGTGGCGCGGATCTGGCGCAAGGTCAAAGTGCCGGGTCACGTGGAAGAAGTGCTCGAAGCGGTACAAGGCCAGTGA